The DNA region CTCAAATTGACGCCGACTTGTTTTAACATATCCATTATCATTTTTCTATCGTTTTTTTTTGGGAAGTTGCGGCGGGTTATTTAGAGAATTATAACTATCGAGAATGCAGAGATTAGATATATGAGTCCACTCCCTACAAATACTGAAAATACATTTAGGCTTCTACAAGAAAAAATTACATGGCTTCATGCATCCTGGAGAATATATAAACAGTTATTTGATTCTAGTGATCAGGAACGTATTGATATTCTTGAAGACTGCGCAGGTTCTTTTTTTTATTTAGTAGAGAATTCCATCCTGGATAAAGTCTTACTTACGATATGCAAATTAACTGATCCTACATCAAATGGTAAGGACATAAACCTTTCACTAAGTTATCTCTTAAAACTTTTACAAGACAATGAAGACATAAATGCGAGAGAATACAAAAGATTACTTAATAAAATAAAAAGAGATAGCGAGTCCATTAGAGAGCGGAGGAATAAGCAATTATCTCATTCTGATCTTAAAGTTGAATCAAAGATTAATTCATTATCTCCTCTTCACATCAATGAACTCGAAGATGTTCTAAAACAAATTAGAGAATTAATGAACTTAATTGAAACCAACTACAACAATTATGAAACAGGTTATGAGCATACTAGTATGAGAGGAGATGGCGATGATCTTATTGCAATACTTAAGTATGCAATGAAGTATGAGAAGATGCTTGAAGATGAAACTGTCACTATAGATGAAGATATTAAAGATGCTTGGGATGACGCTTAGTTTGATATCACTTAACTATGAACAAATAAAAGGGTGCCTTCGCTCCACTAGGTTTCACCTTTGCCACTCAACAATTCCAGAGCATGATAATTATTTCATTTTATGAGTAAGGACGCATTCAAATTGAGGCCAACCTATTTTAATACATCGCTATTCATTTTGCTATTGGTTTTTTCATGGGGATGCGGCCCAAATAACGCCGCAAAGGTTGAAACCACCGACGCCGGAATCGAAGTCGTGTTTTCAGACGGCGTTAAGATAGAGTTTGTGAAAATCCCCGCCGGGGCCTTCGTAATGGGCAGCCCCGATGCGGAAAAAGACCGCGACGACGACGAAAGCCCGCAACATGAAGTCACCATCTCAAAGCCGTTTTATCTGGGACAGTTTGAAGTAACGCAGAAACAATGGACGGCGCTGATGAGCGCCAATCCCTCAAAGTTTAAAAATCCCGACCACCCTGTTGACAGCGTATTGTGGGACCAATGCCAACATTTCATCGACCGATTGAATTCACTCCAAGCAGGCGTCTTTCGCCTGCCCACCGAAGCCGAGTGGGAATACGCCTGCCGGGCGGGAACCACCACCCGCTACCCCTGGGGCGACGACCTCCATTTTGTTGATATGCCTGACTACGCGTGGTTTGATTACAACTCCAGCCGTTCCACGCATCCCGTCGGCTCGAAACAGCCCAACCCGTGGGGACTGTATGACATGAGCGGCAACGTCAACGAGTGGTGTCAGGATTTCTACGCGCCCTATCCGTCAGCGCCGCAAACCGATCCGCTCATACAAGAAGGAAGCACCCGCATCAAACGCGGCGGCGGTTTTTATGACTTCTCCTGGAACGCCCGCTCCGCCGCCCGCAACCCCGAAACCAACCCGACCCAATTAGAACTGCTCGGCCTGCGAGTGGTGAGAGAAATGGAGTAGGGAATACATAATTGTCGATTATGAGGATTTCTTGTATAATCATCTGAATGAAAGGAGATATTTATTCATGCCGCAATTATTAATTGATTTGACCAATGACCAACATGAACGAATCAAAGCCTTAGCTGATTTAGAAGGCAAAAGTGTGAGTGAATATGTTTTAGATTGTTCAATGACTCCTGATTCAGACGACGCTGCGCTTCATCAGATTAAATCATTGTTACAACCGCGAATTGAACAAGCCGGACGCGGCGATTTATCTGACAAAACATTCGAAGATATAAAACGAGAATGCCGAGATACATTGACTGACAAATAAATGCCTTCGTTCTATCTATAAAAAAACTCAATGGTGGGTTAAGAACCCACCCTACATTTTTTGCCCTTCTCTCATCCGCCCCTCAATAAACTTGACCGCGGATTTGACGCCGTTTTCGGCGCGGATTTTTTCGCCCAGCGCGGCGGCGTTTTTGCGGATATCCGAGTTGGTCGTCACTTCGCGGATAGCGGCGGCGAGATTTTCCGGCGTGAGTTTCTTTTGCGGGATCGGCTTGCATCCCACCCCCAGCGCATGAACGCGGCTTCCCCAATAAGGCTGGTCGCCAAAGAACGGACACACCACCGTCGGGCGCCCCGCCCGCAGCCCCGCCGAGGTCGTACCCACACCGCCGTGATGCACCACCGCCGCCATGCGTGGAAACAACCAGTCATGCGGCGCCTGCTCGATCTTGAAAATCGTCTCCGGCAATTGGCTGGCGTCGAGTCCGCCCCATCCGGTCGCGATGATTCCCCGCACGTTCGCCCGTTGCAACGCCTCAATTACAATCTCCGCCGTGCGTTGCGGCTTGCGCCCGGAGATGCTGCCAAAGCCGACGTAAACTGGAGGTTCGCCCGTATCGAGAAAGCGTACTAATTCGTCGGGCGGCTGCCAGTCGTCGAGGCGGTCCAGAAACCAGAAACCGGTCACTTTCACGTCGTCGGGCAAATCCGCTGGACGCGGCGTGACATGCTCGCTGTAGCCATAGGCAATCGGAATTCGCTCGCCCGCGTTGGTATGGACGGTATCGACTTTGCGCGAAAGCGGCGGCAGGCCGTTTTCTTTGCGCCAGGGCTTGATGTATTTGTTACACGCCAGCGCGGTCACTTTCAAAATGAGCCAATAGGTCAGGCGGTTATACCACGCGCCCAGGTTCCAATTGGGAAACCCCGCTGCCGGGAACGCCCCAGTGGGCGTATAGATCGGCAGATAAAACGCCATCATCGACGGGACGCCCAGTTTCTCGGCGAAGTGCGGCGCCCCCAGCCCTTTGACGTGAAAAAGGATCAGGTCGGGGTTGCTTTCCTGCGCCGCCCGCCAACTCTCCGCCATGATTTTGCGCTGCATGGGCGCGACCTGTTTTATCAGACGCAAGTAGACCTTGAACATCCCCCAGAAATTATCGGCGTCCTCCATGATTTCGCTGCCGGTGCTCGACTGGATCATCTGAATGATCTCGTCGTTCATGTAGGCGTAACTCAAACCGTGTTCGGTGATGAACGGTTCAAAGGCGGCGCATGTACAAAGGGTGACTTCATGCCCCGCCGATTTGAGACCCTTGCCCAATGCGACGTAGGGCTGAACGTCGCCGCGCGTTCCAAGCGTAATGATGAGAATCTTCATTGTGTACACCCACTAAACTTTGAGTAAAGAAAGAGGCGCTCGTCAAAGCGCCCCTTAGTGTAACACATCGAATTTCATTTTAATGCAGCGACCAACCGGAGACGCTGTTCTCTTGCGGAAGCACTTCCAACTCTCCATTGACGTCGAACGGGTCGGACCATTTTTCACCGACGTACACATTCGATCCCGTCAGCGTGCGCATGAATTGAACCATCTGGTTGCGTTCTTGCTGAGTCAGATTCAAGCGTTGCAAGTTACCGCCGGGGCGTAACCTGGGGTCGAGCGCGTTGCGGTTTTGGCGATTGTCATTGATCTGCGGAATCGCGTTGTAATGCCCCAAGACCGCATTCAAATTAGCCGCCGTCTGTCCGCCGTCGTGCATGAAGCCGGTGTGCGGCGCGCCGTTCTGGTCAACCATATCGCGCAGGGACGGCGACTTGGTGTTGGTCAAATCAATGCTGCCGTCGATGGCGCGAATCACGCCGTTGTTGCGCGAGTTGGGGTCGATGTCGAATTCCGGCGGGCGATGACACGCAGCGCACCCCGCGCCGCCGCCCGTACGAACGCCGTTCGGGCCAAGAATCGGGCGCTGAAGAAATAGCTCTTTGCC from Candidatus Hinthialibacter antarcticus includes:
- a CDS encoding formylglycine-generating enzyme family protein; the protein is MSKDAFKLRPTYFNTSLFILLLVFSWGCGPNNAAKVETTDAGIEVVFSDGVKIEFVKIPAGAFVMGSPDAEKDRDDDESPQHEVTISKPFYLGQFEVTQKQWTALMSANPSKFKNPDHPVDSVLWDQCQHFIDRLNSLQAGVFRLPTEAEWEYACRAGTTTRYPWGDDLHFVDMPDYAWFDYNSSRSTHPVGSKQPNPWGLYDMSGNVNEWCQDFYAPYPSAPQTDPLIQEGSTRIKRGGGFYDFSWNARSAARNPETNPTQLELLGLRVVREME
- a CDS encoding glycosyltransferase, with amino-acid sequence MKILIITLGTRGDVQPYVALGKGLKSAGHEVTLCTCAAFEPFITEHGLSYAYMNDEIIQMIQSSTGSEIMEDADNFWGMFKVYLRLIKQVAPMQRKIMAESWRAAQESNPDLILFHVKGLGAPHFAEKLGVPSMMAFYLPIYTPTGAFPAAGFPNWNLGAWYNRLTYWLILKVTALACNKYIKPWRKENGLPPLSRKVDTVHTNAGERIPIAYGYSEHVTPRPADLPDDVKVTGFWFLDRLDDWQPPDELVRFLDTGEPPVYVGFGSISGRKPQRTAEIVIEALQRANVRGIIATGWGGLDASQLPETIFKIEQAPHDWLFPRMAAVVHHGGVGTTSAGLRAGRPTVVCPFFGDQPYWGSRVHALGVGCKPIPQKKLTPENLAAAIREVTTNSDIRKNAAALGEKIRAENGVKSAVKFIEGRMREGQKM